A part of bacterium genomic DNA contains:
- the nadB gene encoding L-aspartate oxidase: MNGKQSSQDKAAAARAATNIHPTDFLVIGSGIAGLSFALKASEHGRVIVITKKQNYESNTNYAQGGIASVMGEDDDFGLHVQDTLESGAGLCDRRAVEVLVSEGPAAVHELLDWGVQFTRDREHPERLSLGREGGHSRRRIVRADDLTGHEVERALLAELKSRENVLLFEDHVALDLIVRESDSCRRRCLGAFCLESHTGVIKAFISKVTFLATGGCGQVYLHTTNPSIATGDGVAMAFRAGAKIANMEFIQFHPTALYPDDKKSFLISEAVRGEGAILRKLNGETFMERYHTMGCLATRDIVARAIDREMKLSGDKHVWLDLSSITPERIRERFPNITAECLSRGIDITREPIPVVPSAHFQCGGVLTDIDGQTSIEALLAAGEVSCTGVHGANRLASNSLLEATVFGKRAVSRAIHLAKEFSQQEVDPASYQYGKVVSRPTDGVHLSHSREMLRLTMWDYVGIVRSDRRLAEARKWIGALGKEIDSYYRCSPLTAELAELRNLSTVAMLIIRCAQMRKESRGLHQNVDYPERNDRKFLRNTVVELTP, translated from the coding sequence ATGAACGGCAAGCAGAGCAGCCAGGATAAAGCCGCGGCCGCGCGCGCGGCCACCAATATCCATCCCACCGATTTCCTGGTCATCGGCAGCGGCATCGCGGGCCTGAGTTTCGCACTCAAGGCCAGCGAGCACGGCCGCGTGATCGTGATCACCAAGAAACAGAACTACGAGAGCAACACCAACTACGCCCAGGGCGGCATCGCCTCGGTCATGGGCGAGGACGATGATTTCGGCCTGCACGTGCAGGACACGCTGGAGTCCGGGGCCGGACTGTGTGACCGCCGCGCCGTGGAGGTCCTGGTGAGCGAGGGCCCGGCCGCGGTGCACGAGCTGCTGGACTGGGGCGTGCAGTTCACCCGCGACCGCGAGCACCCGGAGCGCCTCTCACTGGGGCGCGAGGGCGGGCACTCGCGGCGTCGTATCGTGCGCGCGGATGACCTGACCGGACACGAGGTGGAGCGCGCCCTGCTGGCCGAGCTGAAATCGCGCGAGAATGTGCTGCTCTTCGAGGACCACGTGGCCCTCGACCTGATCGTGCGCGAAAGCGACTCCTGCCGGCGGCGCTGCCTGGGAGCGTTCTGCCTGGAGAGCCACACCGGGGTGATCAAGGCTTTCATCTCCAAGGTCACTTTCCTGGCCACCGGTGGCTGCGGGCAGGTCTACCTGCACACCACCAACCCCTCTATCGCCACCGGCGACGGGGTGGCGATGGCGTTCCGGGCCGGGGCCAAGATCGCCAACATGGAGTTCATCCAGTTCCACCCCACCGCGCTCTACCCGGATGACAAGAAATCCTTCCTCATCAGCGAGGCCGTGCGAGGCGAGGGCGCGATCCTGCGCAAGCTGAACGGCGAAACTTTCATGGAGCGCTACCACACCATGGGCTGCCTGGCCACCCGCGACATCGTGGCCCGGGCCATCGACCGCGAGATGAAACTCTCCGGAGACAAGCATGTCTGGCTCGACCTGTCGTCCATCACCCCCGAGCGAATCCGCGAGCGTTTCCCCAACATCACCGCCGAGTGCCTCTCCCGTGGCATCGACATCACCAGGGAACCCATCCCGGTAGTCCCCTCGGCCCATTTCCAGTGCGGCGGCGTGCTGACCGACATCGACGGCCAGACCAGCATCGAGGCCCTTCTGGCCGCGGGCGAGGTGAGCTGCACCGGCGTGCACGGGGCCAACCGTCTGGCCTCCAACAGCCTGCTCGAGGCCACCGTGTTCGGCAAGCGCGCGGTGTCCCGGGCGATCCATCTGGCCAAGGAGTTCTCGCAGCAGGAGGTCGACCCGGCCAGCTACCAGTACGGCAAGGTGGTCTCCCGGCCCACGGATGGCGTGCACCTGAGTCACAGCCGCGAAATGCTGCGCCTGACCATGTGGGACTACGTGGGCATTGTCCGCTCCGACCGCCGTCTGGCCGAGGCCCGCAAGTGGATCGGCGCGCTGGGCAAGGAGATCGACAGCTACTACCGCTGCAGCCCGCT
- the lpxK gene encoding tetraacyldisaccharide 4'-kinase, producing the protein MSDTHPKYGWRDNLLFWFAGVLGVAILRLLFSTIRTRVYGEQNRAGARKLGPGPLAFALWHNRLLGPCWQNRGEGVCVLSSQHRDSEYIVRVVKRLGFHSVRGSATRGGVRGMLAMLQAMREGHDLALTVDGPKGPVGVVKPGLIYAASRSGCPLLPSAVSYSAYWSLHTWDRLRIPKPFCRMSVVYGEPMLIPDKPDEAELERLCLTVAERVNECAALADNMVRPVEFAGKSPWLRRVLESFLTRPRDRWFHFPLLICLLPLEALWLGGWLVREYFYRRGLRAGGHSPVPAVCVGSLSAGGAGKTPAAHLIAGMLQKAGFRVALLSRGYKRPSGERLFMSGPAPRDIPPGELAVRAGDEAALAARRLPALTLAVSPDRRAAAAAAVERFGAQVLVMDDGFGHRSFGRSMDLLTLTPRILGLTGHVLPAGYLREPRFAADRARALLLVLDEDESTLDVPAAWRRDKLVMRLVRKTLGLQELSGWPGEEYLDPDRSLRGRKVLAICGLAHPESFRDSLALAGAGELTVLAWPDHFAWPEAAQRQAAERARATGSILVTTEKDAVKLDPALVGPDCLVLCQGLEDRSHGALGRILDELLLPADGNWRRSRA; encoded by the coding sequence ATGAGCGACACCCATCCCAAATACGGCTGGCGCGACAACCTGCTGTTCTGGTTCGCCGGAGTGCTGGGCGTGGCAATCCTGCGGCTGCTTTTCTCCACCATCCGCACGCGGGTCTACGGCGAGCAGAACCGCGCCGGCGCGCGCAAGCTCGGCCCCGGCCCCCTGGCTTTCGCCCTCTGGCACAACCGTCTTCTCGGCCCCTGCTGGCAGAACCGCGGCGAGGGGGTCTGCGTGCTGAGCAGCCAGCACCGCGACAGCGAGTACATCGTGCGGGTGGTCAAGCGCCTGGGCTTCCACTCGGTGCGGGGCAGCGCCACCCGGGGCGGGGTGCGCGGCATGCTGGCCATGCTGCAAGCCATGCGCGAGGGCCATGATCTGGCCCTCACCGTGGATGGCCCCAAGGGCCCGGTCGGGGTGGTCAAGCCCGGGCTGATCTACGCCGCCTCGCGCTCCGGCTGTCCGCTGCTACCCTCGGCCGTGAGCTACAGTGCCTACTGGAGCCTTCACACCTGGGACCGCCTGCGGATACCCAAGCCCTTCTGCCGCATGTCAGTCGTATACGGCGAGCCGATGCTCATCCCGGACAAGCCGGATGAGGCCGAATTGGAGCGGCTCTGCCTGACCGTGGCCGAGCGGGTGAACGAATGCGCCGCCCTGGCCGACAACATGGTCCGTCCGGTGGAGTTCGCCGGCAAGAGCCCCTGGCTGCGCCGCGTGCTCGAATCGTTCCTCACCCGTCCCCGCGACCGCTGGTTTCACTTTCCGCTGCTGATTTGCCTGTTGCCCCTGGAAGCCCTCTGGCTGGGCGGCTGGCTGGTGCGGGAGTATTTCTACCGACGGGGCCTGCGCGCCGGGGGGCACTCGCCCGTGCCGGCGGTCTGCGTGGGCAGCCTGAGCGCGGGCGGCGCCGGTAAGACTCCGGCCGCCCATCTTATTGCCGGTATGCTGCAGAAAGCCGGTTTCCGGGTGGCCCTGCTCTCCCGTGGCTACAAACGTCCCTCGGGTGAAAGGCTTTTCATGTCCGGTCCCGCGCCCCGCGACATCCCGCCCGGCGAGCTGGCCGTGCGCGCCGGGGATGAGGCCGCTCTGGCCGCCCGCCGCCTGCCCGCGCTCACCCTGGCAGTCAGCCCCGACCGCCGGGCCGCCGCGGCCGCGGCCGTGGAGCGCTTCGGCGCGCAGGTGCTGGTTATGGACGACGGGTTCGGGCACCGCTCTTTCGGCCGTAGCATGGACCTGCTCACCCTCACCCCGCGCATCCTCGGCCTGACCGGCCATGTCCTGCCCGCGGGCTACCTGCGCGAGCCGCGCTTCGCCGCCGACCGCGCCCGCGCCCTGCTCCTGGTGCTGGATGAGGACGAAAGCACCCTGGATGTCCCGGCCGCCTGGCGGCGCGATAAACTGGTGATGCGCCTGGTGCGCAAAACCCTGGGCTTGCAGGAGCTGTCCGGCTGGCCCGGCGAGGAATACCTGGACCCGGACCGCAGCCTGCGCGGCCGCAAGGTGCTGGCGATCTGCGGTCTGGCCCACCCGGAAAGCTTCCGCGACAGCCTGGCCCTCGCCGGGGCGGGCGAGCTTACAGTGCTGGCCTGGCCCGACCATTTCGCCTGGCCCGAGGCGGCCCAGCGCCAGGCGGCAGAGCGCGCCCGCGCGACCGGTTCCATTCTCGTGACCACAGAGAAAGACGCGGTCAAGCTCGACCCGGCCCTGGTCGGCCCGGACTGCCTGGTGCTGTGCCAGGGCCTGGAGGACCGCTCCCACGGCGCCCTGGGACGTATCCTGGACGAGCTGCTCCTTCCCGCCGATGGCAACTGGAGACGCAGCCGGGCCTGA
- the lpxB gene encoding lipid-A-disaccharide synthase, whose product MEAPDIFVSAPDPSGEMHAARMLERLKELAPGLTLRGIGGPAMQGCGVELLCTQDRLAVMGLVEVLAHLPFFLRLMADIRASWRRRRPSLVILVDFPDFNLRLAAEARKLGIPVLYYISPQVWAWRQGRKNRIAELTDRLAAVFPFEVDFYRGTGAHVEYVGHPLLETLAPQPDTTAFRARWGLDPSRPLVGLLPGSRAQELERHLPAFLDAAARLRQARPELQLAVGLLPHIAARLSKEEHAVMRSLDLREVTADSAALICASRLLLSKSGTVSLEAVLHGTPLIIGYRTSFLSYTLARRLVKVSHIGMPNLLDPDPQIPELVQDQLTGERLCALALELLEESSPRRAAILAQCARVREHLRTGKPASLRVAEIALEMCNRPAEGA is encoded by the coding sequence ATGGAAGCTCCCGATATTTTTGTCTCCGCGCCCGACCCCAGCGGCGAGATGCACGCCGCCCGGATGCTGGAGCGCCTTAAAGAGCTGGCCCCGGGCCTCACGTTGCGGGGTATCGGCGGGCCGGCCATGCAGGGCTGCGGCGTGGAGCTGCTCTGCACCCAGGACCGTCTGGCCGTGATGGGCCTGGTCGAGGTGCTCGCCCACCTGCCGTTTTTCCTGCGCCTGATGGCCGACATCCGCGCCAGTTGGCGCAGACGCCGTCCCTCCCTCGTGATCCTGGTCGATTTCCCCGATTTCAACCTGCGCCTGGCCGCCGAGGCGCGCAAGTTGGGAATCCCGGTCCTCTACTACATCAGCCCGCAGGTCTGGGCCTGGCGCCAGGGCCGCAAGAATCGCATCGCCGAGCTGACCGACCGTCTGGCCGCGGTCTTCCCCTTCGAGGTGGATTTTTACCGCGGCACCGGGGCGCATGTGGAGTATGTGGGCCACCCGCTGCTGGAGACCCTCGCACCGCAGCCCGACACAACTGCTTTCCGCGCCCGCTGGGGCCTCGACCCGTCCCGCCCGCTGGTGGGCCTTCTGCCGGGAAGCCGCGCCCAGGAACTGGAACGCCACCTGCCCGCGTTCCTGGACGCCGCCGCGCGTCTCCGCCAGGCCCGGCCGGAACTCCAGCTCGCCGTAGGGCTCCTGCCGCATATCGCCGCCCGCTTGAGCAAAGAAGAGCACGCTGTCATGCGCTCCCTGGACCTGCGCGAGGTGACCGCTGACAGCGCGGCGCTCATCTGCGCCAGCCGCCTGCTGCTGTCCAAGAGCGGCACCGTGAGCCTGGAGGCGGTCCTGCACGGCACGCCCCTCATTATCGGCTACCGAACCAGTTTCCTCAGCTACACCCTGGCGCGGCGTCTGGTCAAGGTGAGCCACATCGGTATGCCCAACCTGCTCGACCCCGACCCGCAGATACCCGAGCTGGTTCAGGATCAGCTCACCGGCGAGCGCCTGTGCGCCCTGGCGCTCGAGCTGCTGGAGGAATCCTCGCCCCGGCGCGCGGCGATCCTGGCCCAGTGCGCCCGGGTGCGGGAGCACCTTCGCACCGGCAAACCGGCCAGCCTGCGCGTGGCCGAGATCGCCCTCGAAATGTGTAACCGGCCTGCGGAGGGTGCATGA
- a CDS encoding Gfo/Idh/MocA family oxidoreductase has product MSQNGKIRTGVVGVGHLGSLHARIYSQMENAELVGVYDTDPQHAREVADRFGVRAFDSLEQLADSVEAASLAVPTDRHYELGRVLLERGLHLLIEKPVTETREQATELIDLARRSGKVLQVGHVERFNPALMAAVEHVHGSLFVESLRLAPFNPRGTEVDVVLDLMIHDIDIILSLLRRPVVEVAASGVPVLTDKLDIANARLTFEGGAVANITASRVSLEKVRKIRFFARDCYVSTDLLGRSATLYRKRSPDGAALAGSLTDRSAPPDMLELFERRALAVDATAEPLRLELESFIGCIGRGAHPVVSGEDGLQALEVAQRIRDAVRRSIELAGLAAADGPHSA; this is encoded by the coding sequence TTGAGCCAGAACGGTAAAATCAGGACCGGCGTGGTGGGTGTGGGGCACCTGGGAAGCCTGCACGCGCGGATTTACAGCCAGATGGAAAACGCCGAGCTGGTGGGCGTCTACGACACCGACCCGCAGCACGCCCGCGAGGTGGCGGACCGTTTCGGGGTGCGCGCTTTCGACTCCCTGGAACAACTGGCCGACTCGGTGGAGGCCGCCAGCCTCGCCGTGCCCACGGACCGGCACTACGAGCTCGGCCGGGTGCTCCTGGAGCGCGGACTGCACCTGCTGATCGAAAAGCCGGTCACCGAGACCCGCGAGCAGGCCACCGAGCTGATCGATCTGGCCCGTCGCTCCGGCAAGGTGCTGCAGGTGGGGCATGTGGAGCGGTTCAACCCGGCCCTGATGGCCGCGGTGGAGCACGTGCACGGCAGCCTGTTCGTCGAGAGCCTGCGCCTGGCCCCGTTCAACCCCCGCGGGACCGAGGTGGATGTGGTCCTGGACCTGATGATCCACGACATCGACATCATCCTCAGCCTGCTGCGCCGACCGGTGGTGGAGGTGGCCGCCTCGGGAGTGCCGGTGCTGACCGACAAGCTGGACATCGCCAACGCCCGCCTGACTTTCGAGGGTGGCGCCGTGGCCAACATCACCGCCAGCCGGGTCAGCCTGGAGAAAGTCCGCAAGATACGCTTTTTCGCCCGCGACTGCTATGTTTCGACCGACCTGCTCGGACGCAGCGCCACGCTTTACCGCAAGCGCTCACCCGACGGGGCGGCTCTGGCTGGCTCGCTCACCGACCGCAGTGCGCCGCCCGACATGCTCGAGCTGTTCGAGCGCCGCGCTCTGGCTGTCGACGCCACCGCCGAGCCACTGCGCCTGGAGCTGGAAAGCTTCATCGGCTGTATCGGCCGCGGCGCTCACCCGGTGGTCTCGGGCGAGGACGGTTTGCAGGCGCTGGAGGTGGCCCAAAGGATCCGGGATGCCGTGCGGCGCTCCATCGAGCTGGCCGGTCTGGCTGCAGCCGACGGTCCCCACTCCGCCTGA
- a CDS encoding tetratricopeptide repeat protein, which translates to MGKTTRAWGLTLLLALGMCVAGLRAAAPPAVYDKDAVRKVIVGYEALLNDDKQFALDSLGAAMRLDPSSAYLKVLYAEALFALGRHEEIFKTLKPLVDRGDSINVQALRMLAVSCQATGRNEEAVAWFRRLLERQPEEEWARRRLLDLLNGLGRYQEMIPVYRVLLDPESENYAFDCYQMGALYMRVGGREPARQYLEEALAADSSLADAHNLLARLDELELKYAQALDHYLKFLEQKPEAAESVMPQVVAVALRAAYPAYSGDSTAGNGAWPTLLERLDARQAEGDTLNPALKRVYAIALEATGKTDRAVENYSAILAEEPNDRFTRRSLLRVLFSQGKYAEMIPLYEPLLTADNSNLSRDLFQVGVLHLRTGDQAKARDYMARTVAEDSTFAEPYRVLGNLCETGGDWACAQKNYLRLLVLDPGATASVFDHLLTVSLRGQDLSAPTSLLESRVAAGDTSSAVREGLGRLYYHGEQLDKALGLLEPLAADSSLTDNGLYTLGFLYSRLERLPEAVQAFRTVKEHLPDFLPVYLTLSRAYYTLKDYPRALAELEAGLPRVREQDTESRREVLFSMANVYHEMADDSNTVKYLRLVLKDWPDYAPALNYLGYYYAEKGENLEEAGRLVDRALATEPENGHYIDSKGWVLFKQGRREEALKEIKSALAAMEHAEIYEHLGEIYLSLGQKAEAVAAWNRSLEMDATNNELKARLEKLKSTGN; encoded by the coding sequence GTGGGAAAGACGACAAGAGCGTGGGGGCTGACACTTCTGCTGGCCCTTGGGATGTGCGTAGCCGGGCTGCGCGCCGCCGCACCGCCCGCGGTCTACGACAAGGATGCGGTGCGGAAAGTGATTGTGGGCTACGAGGCCCTGCTGAACGACGACAAACAGTTCGCGCTGGACTCACTGGGAGCGGCCATGCGGCTCGACCCCTCCAGCGCCTACCTGAAGGTGCTGTACGCCGAGGCGCTGTTCGCCCTGGGCCGCCACGAGGAGATATTCAAGACCCTCAAGCCGCTGGTGGACAGGGGCGACTCGATCAACGTGCAGGCCCTGCGGATGCTGGCGGTGAGCTGCCAGGCCACGGGACGGAACGAGGAGGCGGTGGCCTGGTTCCGCCGTCTTCTGGAGCGCCAGCCGGAGGAGGAGTGGGCGCGCCGCCGTCTGCTCGACCTTCTCAACGGCCTGGGCCGCTACCAGGAGATGATCCCGGTCTACCGTGTCCTGCTGGACCCGGAGAGCGAAAACTACGCTTTCGACTGCTACCAGATGGGTGCGCTGTACATGCGGGTGGGCGGCCGCGAACCGGCCCGTCAGTACCTGGAGGAGGCCCTGGCCGCGGACAGCTCGCTGGCCGACGCGCACAACCTGCTGGCCCGTCTGGATGAGCTGGAGCTGAAATACGCGCAGGCCCTGGACCACTACCTCAAGTTCCTCGAACAGAAACCCGAGGCAGCGGAGAGCGTGATGCCGCAGGTGGTGGCTGTGGCCTTGCGGGCGGCCTACCCGGCCTACAGCGGAGACTCCACCGCCGGCAACGGGGCCTGGCCGACCCTGCTCGAGCGCCTGGATGCACGCCAGGCCGAGGGGGACACGCTCAACCCGGCCCTGAAGCGGGTGTACGCCATCGCCCTGGAGGCCACGGGCAAGACGGACAGAGCGGTAGAAAACTACAGTGCAATCCTGGCCGAGGAGCCAAACGACCGTTTCACCCGGCGCAGCCTGTTGCGGGTGCTGTTCTCGCAGGGCAAGTACGCCGAAATGATACCTCTGTACGAACCGCTCCTGACCGCGGACAACAGCAACCTGTCGCGGGACCTGTTCCAGGTTGGCGTGCTCCACCTTCGCACCGGAGACCAGGCCAAAGCCCGGGATTACATGGCGCGCACGGTGGCGGAGGACAGCACATTCGCCGAGCCGTACCGCGTGCTGGGCAACCTGTGTGAGACCGGCGGCGACTGGGCCTGCGCCCAGAAGAATTACCTGCGGCTGCTGGTGCTCGACCCCGGAGCCACGGCCTCGGTGTTCGACCACCTGCTGACCGTTTCGCTGCGCGGCCAGGACCTTTCGGCCCCGACCTCGCTGTTAGAGAGCCGGGTGGCCGCCGGGGACACCAGTTCCGCTGTGCGCGAGGGCCTGGGCCGTCTGTACTACCACGGCGAACAACTGGACAAGGCGCTCGGCCTGCTGGAACCGCTGGCCGCGGACAGCAGCCTGACCGACAACGGGCTGTACACGCTCGGGTTCCTGTACTCGCGCCTGGAGCGCCTTCCCGAGGCGGTGCAGGCGTTCCGGACCGTGAAAGAGCACCTGCCGGATTTCCTGCCGGTCTACCTGACCCTGAGCCGGGCCTACTACACGCTCAAGGACTACCCGCGCGCGCTGGCCGAACTCGAGGCGGGCCTGCCGCGGGTGCGGGAGCAGGACACGGAGAGCCGCCGCGAGGTGCTGTTCTCCATGGCCAACGTGTACCACGAGATGGCGGACGACAGCAACACGGTCAAGTACCTGCGCCTGGTGCTCAAGGACTGGCCGGACTATGCCCCGGCGCTGAATTATCTGGGCTACTACTACGCCGAAAAGGGCGAGAACCTGGAGGAGGCCGGCCGCCTGGTGGACCGCGCCCTGGCCACGGAGCCGGAAAACGGGCATTACATAGACAGCAAGGGTTGGGTGCTGTTCAAGCAGGGCCGTCGCGAGGAGGCGCTCAAGGAGATCAAGAGCGCCCTGGCCGCCATGGAGCACGCCGAAATCTACGAGCACCTGGGGGAAATCTACCTCTCCCTGGGTCAGAAAGCCGAGGCCGTGGCCGCCTGGAATAGGAGCCTGGAGATGGATGCGACCAACAACGAACTCAAGGCCCGGCTGGAAAAGCTGAAAAGCACGGGGAATTAA
- the lptE gene encoding LPS assembly lipoprotein LptE has translation MTVRHGAATYGLAGVWTAAVLALCAAGCSHYSTTGRLPSHIRTISIPTFENQTPEFSLPQGITDLVTERFLSEANLRLAEADQADAALNGTVRRYYEEAESYRQTQDIQVTGRRVTIVLDVEFIDRVENKTLWRDSNFSRYVVYDPDKETEQQAAQRVMLLLADDLVSAVLQQW, from the coding sequence GTGACCGTGCGGCACGGCGCGGCGACATACGGCCTGGCCGGGGTCTGGACGGCAGCCGTGCTGGCGCTGTGCGCGGCCGGGTGCAGCCATTACAGCACCACCGGGCGGTTGCCTTCGCACATCCGGACAATCAGCATCCCGACTTTCGAGAACCAGACGCCGGAGTTCAGCCTGCCCCAGGGGATCACCGACCTGGTGACCGAGCGTTTCCTGAGCGAGGCGAACCTCCGTCTGGCCGAGGCCGACCAGGCGGATGCGGCCCTGAACGGCACGGTGCGCCGCTACTATGAGGAAGCCGAGTCCTACCGTCAGACCCAGGACATCCAGGTCACCGGGCGGCGGGTAACGATAGTGCTGGACGTGGAATTTATCGACCGGGTGGAGAACAAGACCCTGTGGCGGGACTCTAATTTCTCGCGCTACGTGGTGTACGACCCGGACAAGGAAACCGAGCAACAGGCCGCCCAGCGGGTGATGCTGCTGCTGGCGGACGATCTGGTAAGCGCGGTGCTTCAACAGTGGTAA
- a CDS encoding HNH endonuclease — MDPGDTLSSQVLVLNNSFQPVHICSARRAIILAMLGKAEILEYYDHIVVRTVSRQYPIPSVIRLMIYVQPGRRTISLNRRNLLRRDGYRCQYCGSTHDPLTTDHIVPRARQGEDSWENLVTACVKCNNHKGNRTPEMAGMHLLRQPRRPSYFSFIRFHHPAGENKWRRYLFLD, encoded by the coding sequence ATGGACCCAGGTGACACTTTGAGCAGCCAGGTGCTGGTGCTGAACAACAGCTTCCAGCCGGTGCATATCTGCTCGGCGCGCCGGGCGATCATTCTGGCGATGCTGGGCAAGGCCGAGATTCTGGAGTATTACGACCACATTGTTGTCCGCACGGTGAGCCGTCAGTACCCCATTCCTTCTGTTATCAGGCTTATGATCTACGTACAGCCCGGTCGCCGGACGATTTCGCTCAACCGGCGCAACCTGTTGCGGCGGGACGGGTACCGGTGCCAGTACTGCGGCTCCACCCACGACCCACTCACCACCGATCACATCGTCCCGCGGGCGCGCCAGGGCGAGGACAGTTGGGAAAACCTGGTCACCGCCTGTGTGAAATGCAACAACCACAAGGGCAACCGCACCCCAGAGATGGCAGGTATGCACTTGCTGCGCCAGCCACGCCGTCCGAGCTATTTCTCGTTCATCCGTTTCCACCACCCGGCGGGCGAGAACAAGTGGCGGCGCTATCTGTTCCTGGACTGA
- a CDS encoding polyphenol oxidase family protein, with amino-acid sequence METLRAEGQFFYVRYNPWAEVPGLVHGVSLRLPERGRGEGLPFLGAELAARGFRDAFRLAQVHGQRVVDVGLLEGALGEAFSLEHVLEGDGLVGVAPGLAAVVSAADCVPVFVLARKARAWALLHAGWRGIAAGVLQAGLARLAELAGAAPQELEIYLGPAICGACYEVGREVAVWLGVQGPETPGFAGRTPGDGWKIDLRALLAQRAQELGVPAASIAVSRWCTRCHNDLFHSFRAEAEAGLGRMWAFMGFAATESQT; translated from the coding sequence ATGGAAACACTGCGGGCCGAGGGACAATTCTTTTATGTGCGCTACAACCCCTGGGCCGAGGTGCCCGGCTTGGTGCACGGCGTGAGCCTGCGCCTGCCGGAGCGCGGCCGCGGCGAGGGTCTGCCGTTCCTGGGGGCGGAGCTGGCCGCGCGGGGTTTCCGTGATGCTTTCCGCCTGGCGCAGGTGCACGGACAGCGGGTGGTGGATGTAGGCCTGCTGGAGGGCGCCCTGGGCGAGGCTTTCTCGCTGGAGCATGTCTTGGAGGGTGACGGGCTGGTGGGGGTCGCGCCGGGGCTGGCCGCGGTGGTCTCGGCTGCGGACTGCGTGCCGGTGTTCGTGCTGGCGCGAAAGGCGCGGGCCTGGGCCCTGTTGCACGCAGGCTGGCGTGGGATTGCGGCCGGGGTGCTCCAGGCGGGCCTGGCCCGTCTGGCCGAGCTGGCCGGGGCCGCTCCGCAGGAGCTGGAAATCTACCTCGGCCCGGCGATCTGCGGCGCCTGCTACGAGGTGGGGCGCGAGGTGGCGGTCTGGCTGGGAGTGCAGGGGCCGGAAACCCCCGGGTTCGCCGGGCGCACGCCGGGCGACGGCTGGAAGATCGACCTGCGCGCTCTCCTGGCGCAGCGGGCGCAGGAGCTGGGAGTGCCCGCGGCGAGCATCGCGGTCAGCCGCTGGTGCACGCGCTGCCACAACGACCTTTTCCATTCATTCCGCGCCGAGGCCGAGGCCGGCCTGGGCCGGATGTGGGCTTTCATGGGCTTTGCCGCAACGGAAAGTCAAACCTGA
- a CDS encoding antibiotic biosynthesis monooxygenase — translation MISRIWHGWTTHSNADKYEVLLKEEIFVGINNRHIPGFREIHLLRRDLAEETEFVTLMTFDSLAAVRDFAGQDYEAAMVPPKARAVLARFDQRSQHYEIRVRAAAAE, via the coding sequence ATGATCAGTCGAATCTGGCACGGCTGGACCACCCATTCCAATGCGGACAAGTACGAGGTCCTGCTGAAAGAGGAAATCTTTGTCGGGATCAACAACCGTCACATCCCCGGTTTCCGTGAAATCCACCTGTTGCGCCGCGACCTGGCCGAGGAGACCGAGTTCGTCACGCTCATGACTTTCGACTCCCTGGCCGCGGTGCGCGATTTCGCCGGTCAGGACTACGAAGCCGCGATGGTCCCGCCCAAAGCGCGCGCGGTGCTGGCGCGTTTCGACCAGCGCTCGCAGCACTACGAGATACGGGTGAGAGCGGCTGCAGCGGAATGA
- the nikR gene encoding nickel-responsive transcriptional regulator NikR: MEKVKRFGISIESDLADRFDRHILAEGYSNRSEALRDLMREHLVADQWSLDGTVTVASLSLVYNHHQRDLGDTLTDIQHEHHEIIISSLHVHIDHDNCLEVIILKGPNTEIKSLADHLMATRGVKHAKLTMTTTGRDI, encoded by the coding sequence ATGGAGAAAGTCAAGCGCTTCGGGATATCCATCGAATCCGACCTGGCGGACCGTTTCGACCGCCATATCCTGGCCGAGGGCTACTCGAACCGAAGCGAGGCCCTGCGCGACCTGATGCGCGAACACCTGGTGGCCGACCAGTGGAGCCTGGACGGCACCGTGACCGTGGCCTCGCTCAGCCTGGTCTACAACCACCACCAGCGCGACCTGGGCGACACCCTCACCGACATCCAGCACGAGCACCACGAGATCATCATCTCCTCGCTCCACGTGCATATCGACCACGACAACTGCCTCGAGGTCATCATCCTCAAAGGCCCCAACACCGAGATCAAGAGCCTGGCCGACCACCTGATGGCCACCCGCGGGGTCAAGCACGCCAAGCTGACCATGACCACCACCGGCCGGGACATCTGA